One Bacillus amyloliquefaciens DSM 7 = ATCC 23350 DNA window includes the following coding sequences:
- the ytzI gene encoding YtzI protein, with amino-acid sequence MLLLLSLGFLIVLAVLLLSIWSTVRAYNVKHTIDPPQDESNGLTHKNKP; translated from the coding sequence ATGCTGCTTCTTCTGAGTCTCGGCTTTCTTATCGTGCTTGCCGTGCTGCTTTTATCCATCTGGTCGACCGTAAGAGCCTATAATGTAAAGCATACGATTGATCCGCCGCAGGACGAATCAAACGGCTTGACGCACAAAAACAAACCTTAA
- a CDS encoding type B 50S ribosomal protein L31, with translation MKKDIHPDNHQVIFQDVNSGYRFLSHSTKTSEETAEWEDGKTYPLIKVEVSSDTHPFYTGRQKFNEKGGRVEQFNKKYNMGK, from the coding sequence ATGAAAAAAGATATTCATCCGGATAACCATCAAGTGATTTTTCAAGATGTGAACAGCGGCTACCGGTTTTTAAGCCATTCAACGAAAACATCAGAGGAAACAGCAGAGTGGGAAGACGGAAAAACATACCCGCTGATTAAAGTAGAAGTCAGCTCAGATACGCATCCGTTTTATACAGGCCGCCAAAAGTTCAACGAAAAAGGCGGGAGAGTCGAACAGTTCAACAAAAAATACAATATGGGGAAATAA
- a CDS encoding holin family protein, whose protein sequence is MGRDFGIFSFFAVIVSAAGFFFGGFQYSFLILLSVMAIEFISTSLKESLLQQLSPKKLFARLVKKIVTLSLVSVCHFFDQLLHTEGSIRNLAIMFYILYESIQIVITASSLGIPVPQVLVDLLDTLKNKFKRKP, encoded by the coding sequence GTGGGCAGAGACTTTGGCATCTTTTCGTTTTTTGCAGTGATCGTGTCGGCAGCGGGATTTTTCTTCGGCGGTTTTCAGTATTCGTTTCTGATTTTGCTATCGGTCATGGCGATCGAATTTATCAGTACAAGCTTAAAGGAATCTCTTTTGCAACAGCTGAGCCCAAAAAAGCTTTTTGCGCGGCTGGTCAAAAAAATCGTGACCTTGTCATTAGTCTCAGTTTGCCATTTTTTTGATCAGCTGCTTCATACCGAAGGCTCCATCCGCAATTTGGCTATCATGTTTTATATTTTATACGAATCGATACAGATTGTGATTACGGCAAGCTCGCTGGGCATCCCGGTTCCGCAGGTGCTCGTCGACCTTTTGGACACCCTGAAAAATAAATTCAAGCGCAAACCGTAA
- the yidD gene encoding membrane protein insertion efficiency factor YidD, which yields MKTIMIALIRGYQKFISPLTPPSCRFYPTCSQYGIEAVKTHGALKGGWLTLKRILRCHPFHPGGVDPVPEKKQKH from the coding sequence ATGAAAACCATAATGATTGCGTTAATCCGCGGATACCAGAAGTTCATCTCTCCGCTGACGCCGCCGTCATGCCGCTTTTATCCGACGTGTTCGCAGTACGGAATCGAGGCCGTCAAGACTCACGGCGCACTAAAAGGCGGATGGCTGACACTGAAGCGAATTTTAAGGTGCCATCCTTTTCATCCGGGCGGGGTTGATCCCGTACCGGAAAAAAAACAAAAGCATTAG
- a CDS encoding S-ribosylhomocysteine lyase, with protein MPSVESFELDHNAVVAPYVRHCGVHKVGTDGVVNKFDIRFCQPNKQAMKPDTIHTLEHLLAFTIRTHSEKYNHFDIIDISPMGCQTGYYLVVSGEPTAEEIVDLLDATLKEAIDITEIPAANEKQCGQAKLHDLEGAKRLMRFWLSQDKEDLLKVFG; from the coding sequence ATGCCTTCAGTAGAAAGTTTTGAGCTTGACCATAACGCGGTTGTGGCTCCGTATGTAAGACATTGCGGAGTGCATAAAGTCGGAACAGACGGCGTCGTGAATAAGTTTGACATCCGCTTCTGCCAGCCGAACAAACAGGCGATGAAGCCGGATACGATTCATACGCTTGAGCACTTGCTTGCGTTTACGATCCGCACACATTCTGAGAAATACAATCACTTCGACATCATAGATATTTCACCAATGGGCTGCCAGACAGGATATTATCTGGTTGTGAGCGGTGAGCCGACAGCGGAAGAGATTGTTGACCTGCTTGACGCTACACTGAAAGAAGCCATCGATATTACGGAGATTCCGGCAGCCAACGAAAAACAGTGCGGCCAGGCGAAACTTCATGATTTGGAAGGCGCGAAACGCCTAATGCGTTTCTGGCTGTCACAGGATAAAGAAGATTTGCTGAAAGTGTTCGGATAA
- a CDS encoding Dps family protein codes for MSEKLLEAVNKQVANWTVMYVKLHNYHWYVKGKDFFTLHEKFEELYNETATYIDDLAERLLALNGKPIGTMTESLKTASIKEAEGNESAEQMVQNIYDDFTVIAEELKSGMDLADEVGDETTGDMLLAIHQNIEKHNWMLKAYLG; via the coding sequence ATGTCAGAAAAACTATTGGAAGCAGTCAATAAACAAGTTGCAAACTGGACGGTCATGTATGTGAAATTACATAACTATCATTGGTACGTCAAAGGGAAGGACTTTTTTACACTGCATGAAAAGTTCGAGGAGCTGTATAACGAAACGGCTACATATATTGATGACTTGGCAGAGCGTCTGCTGGCATTAAACGGCAAGCCGATCGGCACAATGACGGAATCATTGAAGACTGCATCTATAAAAGAAGCGGAAGGCAATGAGAGCGCAGAACAAATGGTACAGAACATTTATGATGACTTCACTGTCATTGCAGAGGAACTGAAAAGCGGAATGGATCTCGCAGATGAAGTCGGTGACGAAACGACCGGAGATATGCTGCTTGCCATTCACCAGAATATCGAAAAACATAACTGGATGCTGAAAGCGTATTTAGGATAA
- a CDS encoding FixH family protein, with the protein MKRAVLAGMCGMVFLLSSCGGNSDKTSADEKPKALEVKLTGPETVKPHEKAEYKADVFYGGKRVTDADEVMFEVWKEGKKGSSKTSKAKEEKGAYHLRTEFDEEGVYTVQSHVTAKQQHNMPTVKVRVGDAEAADDSSGHEEQTHHH; encoded by the coding sequence ATGAAACGGGCTGTATTGGCAGGTATGTGCGGTATGGTATTTCTTTTATCTTCTTGCGGGGGCAATTCGGACAAAACCTCCGCGGATGAAAAGCCTAAAGCGCTTGAGGTCAAGCTTACGGGACCGGAAACGGTAAAGCCGCATGAAAAAGCAGAATACAAGGCGGATGTTTTTTACGGCGGAAAGCGCGTCACGGATGCGGATGAAGTCATGTTTGAAGTATGGAAAGAAGGAAAAAAAGGCAGCAGCAAAACAAGCAAGGCCAAGGAGGAAAAAGGGGCGTATCATCTGCGGACTGAATTTGACGAAGAGGGTGTGTATACCGTTCAATCCCACGTAACGGCAAAACAGCAGCACAATATGCCGACTGTAAAAGTGCGTGTCGGAGATGCTGAAGCTGCCGATGATTCCTCCGGCCATGAGGAACAGACGCATCATCATTAA
- a CDS encoding beta-class carbonic anhydrase, whose amino-acid sequence MSLLNDIMTFNEQFTKNKEYEKYQTSKFPDKKMAILSCMDTRLVELLPHAMNMRNGDVKIIKSAGALVAHPFGSIMRSLLVAVYELNADEVCVIGHHDCGMSKINSEDMLGKIIDRGIPKERIDMLKYSGVDLDQWLKSFDSVEASVTDSVNVIKHHPLFPDNVPVHGLVIDPETGKLDLVIDGYQHMD is encoded by the coding sequence ATGAGTCTTCTAAACGATATCATGACATTTAATGAGCAGTTTACTAAAAACAAAGAGTATGAAAAATACCAAACATCTAAATTCCCGGATAAAAAGATGGCGATTTTGTCCTGCATGGACACACGCCTTGTTGAATTGCTTCCGCATGCGATGAACATGCGAAACGGCGATGTGAAAATTATTAAAAGTGCCGGCGCGCTTGTCGCCCACCCATTCGGAAGCATTATGCGCAGCCTTTTAGTGGCCGTATACGAATTAAACGCTGATGAAGTCTGCGTTATCGGGCATCATGATTGCGGTATGAGCAAAATCAACAGCGAGGATATGCTCGGTAAAATTATTGACCGCGGTATTCCGAAAGAGCGGATTGACATGCTGAAGTACTCAGGTGTTGATCTTGATCAATGGCTGAAAAGCTTTGATTCTGTAGAAGCGAGTGTTACAGACAGCGTAAACGTCATTAAACACCATCCTCTATTCCCTGATAACGTGCCGGTGCACGGTCTTGTGATTGATCCTGAAACCGGCAAGCTTGATCTGGTGATCGACGGCTATCAGCATATGGACTAA